From the genome of Chionomys nivalis chromosome 9, mChiNiv1.1, whole genome shotgun sequence:
GTAGCTGTACAgccatcctgttttcctctctcagTATTTAGCAAATTATATGAAACATCAACACTTTATTATAAAGgaggctcagcagtaaaaaaggCATTTGCCATCAACCCGACTGACAGGAGCtcgatccctaggacccacatggaagAAGGGGACCAACTCCCCaaatttgtcttctgacctccacatgtgtttaCCTTGCCCCCctcaaataaatgtaatttgtgaaaaattagggaaatggagagatggctcaccagttaatAGCTTGTCCTGCTCTcacaaaggaccagagttcagctcccagcccACACCATGTGACCCACAGCCACCTGTGACtcagctccagaggacctgatgcctCTGTAGGCACCCCTGCTCATGTGCTtaaacacacacttaaaaatactaaaaataaatctgggcaggcatgatggcatatatttttaacctgcatttgggaggcagaggcagataaatctctgtgagtttgcagccagcctgttctacagaaggGAATTTCAGgcctgccagggctacatagtaagaccctaaataaataaataaataaataaataaatacctttttaaGTGGGCTGTAGCTGGGTAGTGGTTGCATgagcttttaatcctagcattccagaggcagaggcaggtgaatctctgagttcaaggccagcctggtctacaaagtagtAAGACACCTgatcagttgtcctcatcaacttagaccataaaaccctagatgaacaagttcaacagaaccgccatttacgggctgcccatgcatgcttcagcattgccagggcataaatttctcccttctctttctctctggtctacaaagggagtttcaggacagccagcctacacagagaaaccctgtttcaaaaacccaataatgaaataaaatgggcCTTGTACTAGATGTTTTTCCCTACCATGAGCTACTGTAAATGCTTAGAACTCCATCCCCATGTGCACCCCACCCATGTATGGCTGGGGTGGAACAAGCCTGATGATAGATTGTTCCACTAAGGTCTGGCTTGGTAGTGGCATTGGCTCCTGATCTGGAGACTGACTCAGGAAAGTCCCTTTCCCTGCCTCAATTTTTCTCTACCTGCCAAATAAGTAGATTATCTTTATCAGCCTTCTTGCCTCCAGGCTGAGGAAGAGgcctgtatgttttgttttttcctggggAATCTCACCTTCAAAGTGCTGCATTTTATTACAGACATTTATGAAAACAATGGTGGCAGGCAGTGATTGTCTTAATTATGATAATTAAGGAGAGAGAGTGAATGAGTGGGTAGAAAAGGACCTGTTTGTTTACTGAGTCCGCAAAGATTTCAGTCTTCCCTGCTCTTCCCTGCAACCCCAGAGCTGCGGCATAAACTCCTACATCACTAATTCACCCAACTCAGAGCATAcacctctttttaaaatcttcaatGGCAGCTTCTATTTGCCCAGTGGGTGGGTTATATTAGGCTTGCTGAAAAGCTGCTTTCATCCTGCTGGTGATGGGGCCAGAGTTAGACTGTGATAGCTTCGGAATTATTCCAACAGTCAGAACCTAgggtgagagagaaaggaggtatGGGCTAATAGAGAGGACAGTAGGCTACCCAAGTGGGCATAGCCTGTATTTAGCTTTTCAGCATAGCTGGGGGCTAAGTTAGTCAGGCGTCTTCTCCACCACCAGGGCTGGGCTCCAGGGGACGTATTGGTCTGGTACACTGCCTGAGTACCAGAGACCACAACCCACTCGTAGGGGATGTGTTAGTCTGGTACACTGTCTGGGTACCAGGGACCACAACCCACTCCTAGGGGATGTGTTGGTCTGGTACGCTGCCTGGGTACCAGGGACCACAACCCACTTGTAGGGGATGTGTTGGTCTGGTACACTGCCTGGGTACCAGGGACCACAACCCACTCCTCACCACAGCCTTGATCTTCATCTCTGAATCATCCTTTAATGAGGTCCCATTTTCAGTCTGCACCCCATTATTAAGTGTACCATTCCTTCCATGACTGTGCACTATTGTCCCCTAATATGAGAACTGTGGGGGTGACAGTAGGCAGATTTTTCATTGGGACCATCACTTCcccaataatgacatggagacttactattaattatgaaagctcagacggactatagcttagacttgtttctaactagctcttataacttaaattaactatttctattaatttactttctgcctcatgACTTTATTACCTCATCTTCGTATttcccatcctgcttgctctgaaTCTCCAggcatctctgccttccctctctgcccccaaaatcctgcctagctattggccattcagctttttattaactcaaTTAGAGTggtacatcttcacagtgtacaaaaaaaattattccacagcatttctccctttttgtataaataaaaagaaaaggttttaactctaacatagtaaaattatatacaataagaacaattatcaggtattatctaaatagaaagaaaatgtattaacTTTAACAAATGAAACTATATATGATAAGAACAATATCAAGTAattattacatttacaatgtccagtTCATTTGGATTTGGCATATTCAGAGAAAAATACTCTATTTTCTGTCTTATCttgatgaataaagttttatacctaagcCATTTCTATCATAACTTATATTACTATCTTAAAGCATTTTTAGatctataaacattttttaaataaacaatttaagcttttatatctctcaaccttataaattttatatctcttatataagtttcttttctgaatttggtaagaagaaaaaatgtaaaactataattatctagtcttcaatctcCATCAGAGACTCAAGAAGCataaaaatattacttgagtTAATAGGTACTgtagagcaaacaacttccaaaattacagaaatgacagaaacagttgtctgcctggatagtcactcaAGATTCCTCTGTAATATTGgagcatctatctttggcctacaggcctagaatatttcATAGACTTTTCTGTAAATcaggaattttgaagaactttcctaccttgtcttggcaaagctcAGCAGTCGCTTTTTTTGTGTAACCTGTTTGTTCAGTTTGGGTGGCAtcctgtcagcagtcaaggcaaaggcagtttcttgcccaagtggctagcttttgccacaaGGAAAGCAATCTCCATGTGGAAgttctttgatgctcatcatccttcttgaagtaaattggtgctgccagaagcagatttGTCTCATGAAAGGCTTATTTTATTaagacatcttaaatgccatattctgtatgtctttgaagtTTGATGATCACTTTCCtacctaaaatataaatatatctttgAAAACGTACCAAACATGATTATAAGTTTGATTGTTCtggatgactattaacctgtattttttttattatcctaaatagctttcaaggactaaaactttacattacattttaaaatgagctgcataggtacaatgtctcctcctctttcttcttcttccttttttttttttttttttcaagatagggtttctctatgtcaccttggcagtcctggaactcactctgtagaccaggctggcctcaaattcacagagatctgcctgtctttgcctcctgagtgctgggtaccaccatcacccaactaagtacaatatcttaaacaagaataaaaacatacacacagtataacaaaaacaactttaaatttgtatcaatatacaaaaatccttaccaatgtaaaatatttgagactagtagttcTTTTTCAGTTTGAAAGTAAATACAATAATCTACTCCTTTATcctactatttctttttttaaaaaaatatttatttatttattatggatacaataatgtgtctgtgtgtatgtctgcaggccagaagagagcaccagacctcattacagatggttgtgagccaccatgtggttgccgggaattgaactcaggacctctggaagagcaggcaatgctcttaaccactgagccatctctccagccctatcctaCTATTTCTAtataccctttttcttttcagaatgagatccctgaatctaaccTCCTTTGTTTAGTATcctccctgaccatgaccaattACAAGACTTGCAACCAACCCCCTCTAAGTGATGACAACACCCATCAAACCACCAAAAACCACTCAGTCAACCTTTTGAGAATATGGGCATcgtgttcttaaaattatttcctgttgtctggggatgACAGAATCTTAGAGGACCCTGAAAAAAGTTAAGGCAATGTCCAAGTTCTGAGGGAGCTAGCTGTTGTCCAGTCTTGGAGTGATGGGATAATgcaaggcttatctgaagtcctggctggacCAGTCTATGATGCTGGACCATCTTAGTTAGCCACCCTAAAGTCATCCTCAGCAGTTTGTAGACCCAAACTGATCTTTGGAATGTGTTTGTCAGCTTAGGGGCATTTTCATAATCCAGGTGAAGTTGTCATTGTGGGGCTCCATCAACTTTTTGGAGACTTCCAAGGTAGCTGTTAGGAATGTTCATGGTGtactgcagaaaacttaaatattttaaatgtcatatgcagcagatctcagAGAGATTAAAGGACCAGAGTCTATTAAATATACCCAGGATATACAGGCTTAGTTTCTATTACCTGCTTTAGACTCAAGCCTGAAATCACATACAGGAGAATAGAGGAAGCCTAAATCTAGAACTGGTTAGTACCATGTATGGCCACTATTATCATATCAGAAGGTttaactatatatacatatatcagtattataaattttaagatttttataccttaaatattaaagaatcaaaataaaaggattatgagattagtggcaatagaatagtccctaattttgatttttattctgtACCATACCAGGTgtctcttctgacatgagacagagactttggattttcctttaataagcatgcttgggtttagagaaggacagagccatgttccaactccaaagccacctttaacttttaatttaattgatactacaaaaagaccatttgtctTATATGTCTGCAGAGAATAGTAgagacaaacatttgggaagatttatgaaattttatcctattGGAAGTGTGTTATACCTTTAGGCCAATTTACTCCTTTTCTTGGGgcattttctctggatgattcATCCTTCTTCTTCTGGTGTCTAATTTTTCCAGTGGTCTTCAAATTCCTTAGTTGGatgcttttattttcctggaaagaaaaaaacaaaaccctgccccaGCCTTAACTTTCAGGAGTTTCTCTTTTTGCCATATGtaggtaagattttttttttgttggaccATCAGCTCCCCAGTAATGACAAGggtacttattattaattataaaagctcagccaaaggccgggcggtggtggcgcacgcctttaatcccagcacttgggaggcagaggcaggcggatctctgtgagttcaagaccagcctggtctacaagagctagttccaggacaggctctaaaaaccacagagaaaccctgtctcaaaaaaccaaaaaaaaaaaaaaagctcagccaatagcttaggtttgttcctaactagctcttatatctggAGAGGGTAAAGGTGGCAATgccaaccctgatgacctgagtttgatctctaggaCTCAACTGGAAGGAAAGAACccactcctgcaagttgtccattaaccacacacacacacgagtaaataaataagcataaaaGTAATTGGTTTgaaagtcagatgtggtggcaagAACCCAACACTCCTAAGTCAAGATGGGAGGGTGAGACAGAACTACCAAGAAGCCTAGGGCAAGCTAGCCCAGAGAGAGCATTGTTGCAGAAACTGCAAGAAACCTTGCCTCTCAACAAGGTGGCCTGGTaaaattgtcccctgacctccatgctCACACACCATGGCACTCCTGCactcatacacagagagagactgagtaaaatttaaaattagttaatatatatacatatatatatgaagatagatagatgaatagatagatagatagatagatagatagatagatagatagatagatagatagatagatagatatcaccCACAGTTCTACTGGAAAGGATCATTGCTGTGTGTCTTCATGTAACAGACTGTCCTGCAATAACTGTTGGTGTTTATTAATGCAGAGAGATATATCCAGGCCAAAGGGGCGTTTTCAGTTCACTTTGGTGACTGCTCAGGGTGTTCTGGATTATGTTTCTCTCAGCAGTTCCTCAGTCTTCCAGGCTGTTTCTGTTGCCATGAGTAATGTTGCTGGGACTATCCTCCATCCATCAGAAGCATCTCTCCATCACCCGCTCAGTGACGGAGTCCTGAGTATTCCATCCTTCATTCATCACAGACCCTCTGAGTCCCATCTCCGAGCATGGTTTCTATCAATTCTTGTTGCTGATGACCAGATGGCATGGCTGAACCAAAGGGCACCCCTCTGCTCTCCCTAAGGACAGTGCCTGCTCCAGATTGGCCTGCCAGAGAGCACCCCTGGGAACAAAACAGGCTCCAGAGGAAGCAGGGGGAGCCAGGCTAGTTCCTGGTGTGTCTCTGGCCTTAGGACCCCTTCTTTAGGCTAGCGTTTCACTCGGTGGCCATGTTTAAACAGGTTGGGTTGCTGGCATTGAGTGTggaaatttatttgaaattggGCCACCCTAGATATTTCAGAGACTCTGAGGTACCCCCTGGACGAGCTCCAGACTGCCCTTGTCCGGCAAGTGGGGCATGtgtggagggggagagaggcacAGGCTTCATTGAGATCGCCAAGGGCGGCTGGGCCCGGCCCAGCCCCCTATCCGGCCTCCGCCCCTGCCCTTCCTACGCTCCCGGCGGGCGACCTGGTAGCTCCAGAGCCCAAACCTGTCGGGCCGGTTTGTAGAGCGACGGGAACCGAGGGAAGAAGGCTTGCAGAAGGATGCACGGCCTGCCCGGTGCTGGCCCGCCCTGTCCGCCGCCTGAGCCTGTGCTGCCCACCCGCCCGAACTCATGACGTGCTCGCCCGGCCTCGTGGTACCCCTGCTGGGTCTGGGCCTGGGGCTGGCCCTGAGCCTAGCCGGATCTGTGGCCGCCGACTGTGGGTCCTTCGCTCCCGCGGAGCATCTGGCATTCACTCCAGCAGCCAGGACGCGATGGTTGGCCCCTCGTGTCCGCGCGCCGGGGCCCCTGGACTCCCTCTATGGCACCGTGAGGCGATTCCTTTCCGTAGTTCAGCTCAACCCTTTCCCGTCGGGTGAGTGTCCCCTCCCCCAGCGGACCTCCGCAGGCACTGGGCCCCCAGCTAGACTGTGCACATCCTGTCAACAAGCATTTGACAGGGTGAGTGAGGTTTCCGGCACTACACAGCCTTATTCTTCCATACGTTTTGGGATTCCACGAGCAGCTTCCGAGCCTTCTTGTTTGACCTTGGGCTGGGACTCTGTGCAAGAAAGTTGAACCTGGCTCATTGTCTCAGTGTCGCGGTGTCATGGGTCAGGAGGGCCAAAAGAGGccggaagagggaagggaaggactaCCAGGCCAGCTGCAGTGCCTACCAGAAGGGCCCAGAAGGTCTGCTTGCCGGCCTTCTACCAGCTGCCTCTCCTGCAGCATGATGAGGCCTGGCAAGCTGTCACAGCCACATGACACTGCGTTCTCTAAGAACCTCCCTGAGCCTGGCATGGGGAGAGGCTAGGCACAAGGGCAAGGCAGTGGCTGTCCCCAAACCCTTGGCTTGCTTGCTTTCCCTAGAGTTGATAAAGGCCCTGCTGAATGATCCATCTTCTGCAAAGACGGATGAGGTGAGGACTGAGCCGCAGGTGCTGAGGGAGGGAGTTAAGAGCGAGCAGAAGGGCCCCCATCTGCTCTGTTCAGCCCGCCCTGCGCCCTGCTGAGTGACATCCTTTTCCCTCCCGGGTTCAAGCCCCGTGTCTTCCTTTTGTTCATGCTGCTGTTTGCAGTGATCTCCCGTGCCCCTAGACCTGGATCTCCCATCTGTCATGGGTAATGAATGAGCAAGGGCACCACTCACCTCGCACATCCTGCCTGGGTTCGCCAGGATACAAGTAGAGGCACATGGGCATTCTCTCCACTATAACTTCcgctggaggagggggaaggcaggGCTGCCCCCTCATGCCTTGCCGCCTTGCCCAGGTGGTTCGGTATGAGGCAGGCTACGTGGTGTGTGCTGTGATTGCTGGCCTCTACCTCCTATTGGTGCCCGCTACTGGGCTCTGCTTCTGCTGTTGCCGTTGCCGCCGGCGCTGTGGGGGCCGAGTGAAGACGGAGCACAAGGCCATGGCCTGTGAACGGGGCACCCTCATGTCCTTCCTGCTGCTGACCACCCTCGTGCTTCTGTGAGAGGCTGCGTAGGTCAGGGGGGAGGTCAGGATGGCGGCCCTGTGCTCCTGGGCACACGGCAAACCCTTTTCTCCTGGCTTCCGTCCCTGCAGGATTGGTATGGTCTGTGCTTTTGCTACGAACCAGTACACACATAGTCAGACAGGCCCCAGTGTGGAAGCTGTCCCTGAGACCCTGCTCAGCCTAAGAGGCCTGGTGTCTGATGTGCCTGGAGTGAGTACTATACAATTCTCTCATCTGTATGTGAGTACCCTGTTTGAAGACAGACCCAGAGAACCGCATCTCTGTGTCCTGTAAACCTACCAAGCAGGGAGGGCGCCCCTTCCTGTGTGCACTTGGCTGCCACCTGCTGGAAAGTCCCTGAAATGCCTAACTGATGGGTGGGGTTGCTGAAGGAGGGAGGATGACTTACCCCATGTGTTTGTCTAGGAGCTTCAGGCTGTGGCTGAGCAGTTCTCTGTGCCCCAGGAACGAGTCTCAAAGGAGCTGGATGGTGAGGGTTACAGGTGGCCGGCTCCAGGTCACTCTGCCCTGGCCTATCTTGGGGAAACATCCCAGCTCCCTTAACCTGGACTGTACCAGGGTACCACTTCACACAGAGGGATCTCCCTATGCAGTCATACTACTACAGGACAAGGAGGCTAACACCACCTTGCAGAGCCCAGAGCTCATGGGAGGCAGTGGGGATGTCCTCAGCTccttgggaggtgggggagggagagaacatCCCTGCCAAATGTCCTGTGTTGTCCAGGTGTCGGTGAGAACCTTGGGAACATAATTCACAACCAGCTCAAGAGCACAGTGTACCCGGTGCTAGCCTCAGTGCACAGCCTGGGCCAGGGTGAGTTGGACCAGTGCCCTGTATGTGGGTGAGTCCGGCAGGTGTCCTCCAGGAGCCGattctcccatcccccaccccttgCATATACCGCCCCAACTCCACCCGAGTCCTTCTTCCCATTATGCTGGGATCCTGTATGGGCATCTCTGCCTACTCCCTGGCCACATGTGCCCAGCGGCAGTGTTCATTGTGGCTATAGATAGTTCGTATCCCTTTAGCCAAGAGGAAAGAATGCGGTGTCTCTCTTTGCTAAGGTGCTGAGGACACCAGGGAAAGAGGAGACCCTCAGGCCAAGTGTGACTCTCTCAGCCCTGCAGGTTTCCACAGACCACCTTCGAGCCCTGAACACCACCTCCGTGGAGCTGCAGGAGGGACAGCAGCACCTGGAACCACCCGTGCGGGCACACCGGGAGCGCCTGCTCACCTTGCTTCAGGAGAGCTGGTGCCGCGGGAACTGCAAGGGGGCCCTAAGCCGGGCCAGTGCCCTGCAGCTGGGTGCTGACTTCAGCCAGGTGCAGGCACTGAACAAGCCCACTGGGACTTGGAAGGGCTGGTCTAGCCTGCACTTTTGAAATCCTCCAGCATCTTGGTAGTCAGGTGGCTTTCATGAGGCCGACTTTTCAAAGAACACTTTCTCTGGGCTGTGCCTTCCTTTCCAGAGCACCCAGAGTTAAGGACTCTTCGTTCTTAGAGTGAGACAAAGCTCTCCATGGGCCATACACATAGCCCCCAGCCTCATGTATATTAGCTTCTTGGGCTCTCACTGCCTCCTAGGGTGATGGGGGGGTCTCTGTGGTCCCCATTTTACATTTGAGGACACTAAGGGTTCCGAGGCACCTCCTTCCTCCCGGAGGTTTCCTTCTCATGTCATGGACACCCTCTATTTCAGGTGCCCCCTGTGTATGATGTCCTGCATCGGCTGAAGAATGTCCCAGAGGCCAACTTCTCCAGCATGGTCCAGGAGGTAAGCCCTATCttggttacctggtttcctcctGCCTGAGAACTAACAAGGAAAGAGCTTCAATTTCACTCTCTgggtgagccaggcagtggtggcgcacaccgttaatcccagcattcaggaggtagagcaggggatctctgagttcgaggctagcctggtctacagagttaagttccaggacatccggcattacacagagaaaccctgccaaaaaaaaaaaaagagagagagagagaggaaagaaagaaagaaagaaagaaagaaagaaagagagagagagagagagagagagagagagagagagagaaaaaagaaaaagacctcaGTTAAATCCAGGACTAGAGTCCACCGTCACCCAGTGGCAGCCTGAGCTAGACACTCATTGTGCCAGACCTCACTGCAGTCAAATGGGAGAGGCAGGTCTGCAGCTCAGAAAGAGGAATTGGGCTCCCCTCAGGGATGGGGTCTTCAGGCCAAAAGGGAGCAGGTGCTTTGGCTGTACCCCGACAGGCAGGCCTGCTCTCTGAGTGGAGGACAGCCaaggcgcggggggggggggggggactgccATGTGAGTCAGAGCCTGTGACCCAGGACCTGGAGTTGGGGAACCAGTGAGTCAGCAatgctgggaggctgggaagaaggaagccggGGCTAAAGTGGATGGTAGGCTGGAGGTGGACTGAGGGAGTAGAGCCGGTTGTTAGGATGGGATAGGTGGGGACAGGTGAGAGATAAAAGCCAGCACTGTCTAGGAAGTGGCTGTGCGTAGCCGGTGCCTTGTGTGGAAGAGTTGAGCTAAGCAGGAGAAGCCGTGTTTGCAAGGACAAGAGGATCACTTCCTTTTCTGGCACCATTAAACAGCACCCTCCCTCTGGGCCCTCCCAACCTTGAGACCCCAAGGTAGAATTCCAGGCATAAAACGACAGACACAGCCTTGCTTGGTTCCACAGGAGAACACCACCTTCAATAGTCTCCCGCTCCTGGTTGCAGTGCAGACGGCCAGTGTGGTCCAAGGTGAGGCCCTGCTCAGGGGCCTGACTGGCTTCCTGGCATGCCACCCCCACCGTACCCCTTCCAGGGAGGCTTGCTGAgagaggagctgggcagtggtggggatGACTGTCTTCCCTGTCTGGTGGGCTCTCTATGGGTTCCAGGGGTTTGTCCCTGGCCCCTGGTACCCTCTGTATCCTCTGAGACCCTGTAGCTTTGGGCAGATCTGAAAAAGGCACTGGCTGAGCAGCCTGAAGGTGTGAGGATGCTGGCCCAAGAGTTCCCAGGTTCAGAGGCAGCTTCCCGCTGGAGCCAGGCGCTGGAGGGGCTGGAACAGCGCAGCCGCCCCTACTTACAGGAGCTGCAACAATATGAGAAATACAGGTGAGTGGCATCCTGGGCCTCCATTCTATCCCCGTCCCCTTCCAGCCTGACAATACTGCTGCCTCCATTTAAAGTCAAGAACCCTAACTCCTTTGGCTTCCATGTTCCACCTGACTGTATCCCCAAACCTGAGCCTGGGGACCCTGTAAAAGCTATGAGACCTCAGGAAATGTTTGCACCCCTGCTTCTAAAGATTCACTCTGGGGGCCTAGAAGCCGAGGTCCCGGACCAGCTCTCTGGTGCCAGCTGCCTTCCTTCTCAGTGAGCCCTGTACTCTCTCTGCGGCAGGTGGATTTTGGGATGTGTGCTGTGCTCTGCCATACTGCTTGTGGTGATCTGTAACCTGCTTGGCCTCAGCCTAGGCATCTGGGGGTTGTTTGCCAGGGAGGACCCCAGCCACTCCGAAGCCAGAGGCGAGGCTGGAGCCCGCTTCCTCATGGCGTAAGAAGGGGCCAGGGGTGATGTGGGGAGAAGGGACCTTCACTGCTGGGTTGCCAGATTCTTCCTGGTATGGCAGCAGGAGTAGAGTCTGGCAAGTCAGGAGATTGAGACAGTGCTGACCTGGTCCCCACTTCTTGGGTGACTGTGGGTGAAGCAATGACCTCTCTGGGCCCGAGTGTCCTCTTCTATCTAAGGGGGTTGGGCTGATGCAGGGACAGCCCCAGTAGTAACTATAGTATACCCACCAAGCCCAGACACAGTTCCAGAATCCTTAGCTCGGCTTCTAGGTAGCCCCAAAGCCGTCATCAGGAGGCGGCAACAAAGGCAGAATCTGCTTGCCATCCTTAAACTAGATGGCCTTTAAGACCAAGGCTGCCACATACGGTTGGCCAGGTTGTTCATTATACAAGGTGCCCAATCAAAGGGATTAGCGAGGATCTGAAATCCACCCCACACTTTACTCTCCAAGCCTTATGGCCTGGCCTGGGGCTGTGACCACTCACAAAGAAGCTCTGTAAGTCAGTGGCCCTGGTGGAAGGGCCCTTACCACTCAGTTCCTTTGAAGTGTTATCTATGTAGATGAGTCATGTCTGCTATGCCAATGACTACCTAGAAAGGTGAGCACGGGGATGGGTCACTTCCCTGGACTTTAAGTCCAGAAATGGCTCTTCCAACAGGCAGGCATCCTTCCTCTATGGTTCCAGGGCAGCAGGCCTGAGcaattggatgggggtggggtgggggtgccaAGAAACTGCCAGGCGTGCTGGATTATCCTTCTTTGCCCAGGAGGCATACCTTGTTGTCAGCCTATGGCCTGTGCAGATCCCAGGATGTGGGTAGGGACAGGCCTGGTCCAGGGCTGTCAGCTTCCACGTTCCTTCAGCCATGTCTCTCGCCTCCAGAGGCGTGGCCTTCAGCTTCCTCTTTGCAGCCCCCCTCATCCTCCTTGTCTTCGCCACTTTCCTGGTGGGTGGCAACGTGCAGACGCTGGTGTGCCGGAGCTGGGAGAGCGGAGAGCTGTACAAGGTGGGTCTGGGCCTGCTCCAGCTCAGAGGGAGCAGAAGGGAGTTTGAGCCAAGAAGTTGAGTCAGAAGGAAGTGGGAGCCAGAGGTGCAAGCAGGAGAGagggacaggaggaaggaggatgagaTGCACGGGGTGTGTGGGGGGCAGATAGAGAAACACCCATGAACCCCAAGCCCCTGCATACGCCCCAGGTCCGAACAAGAGCTCCACGTTCTCTCCTAACTCTGAGTCTGGGAAGGGCATTGTGCTGAAGGCCCTGCTTATACCACTGCCAGAGATTTATGGGCAAAGTCCCCATGAGGAATCAGGGCATAGAGTTATTTGAGTTAGAGTGAGTAATGGGTGGTACCAAGCGTCAGGACAGTTCTGCCCTTCATCTCTCTATGCCCCACTTCTTCCTGCCCACCGGCAGTTTGTAGACACCCCGGGGAACTTGCCCCCATCCATGAACCTGTCCTACCTTCTTGGCCTGCGGAAGAACATCAGCGTCCTCCAGGCCTATCAGTGAGTAGGAGACCTGGGGTTGGGGCTGGAGCGGGGAAATAGAAGGGAGGTGCAAAAATGGATGTCCCCCTTAGGGTGATGCCAGCCTCACCTGCC
Proteins encoded in this window:
- the Prom2 gene encoding prominin-2; translated protein: MTCSPGLVVPLLGLGLGLALSLAGSVAADCGSFAPAEHLAFTPAARTRWLAPRVRAPGPLDSLYGTVRRFLSVVQLNPFPSELIKALLNDPSSAKTDEVVRYEAGYVVCAVIAGLYLLLVPATGLCFCCCRCRRRCGGRVKTEHKAMACERGTLMSFLLLTTLVLLIGMVCAFATNQYTHSQTGPSVEAVPETLLSLRGLVSDVPGELQAVAEQFSVPQERVSKELDGVGENLGNIIHNQLKSTVYPVLASVHSLGQALQVSTDHLRALNTTSVELQEGQQHLEPPVRAHRERLLTLLQESWCRGNCKGALSRASALQLGADFSQVPPVYDVLHRLKNVPEANFSSMVQEENTTFNSLPLLVAVQTASVVQDLKKALAEQPEGVRMLAQEFPGSEAASRWSQALEGLEQRSRPYLQELQQYEKYRWILGCVLCSAILLVVICNLLGLSLGIWGLFAREDPSHSEARGEAGARFLMAGVAFSFLFAAPLILLVFATFLVGGNVQTLVCRSWESGELYKFVDTPGNLPPSMNLSYLLGLRKNISVLQAYQQCKAGAVLWKVLQLNDSYDLDKHLDIKQYTQKFQEELQNIKVDVKDLDLLNPAARRDLEALQGSRLEKIHYGNFLVQIQKPVVETDMEQLARELEGLAQAQNDSVLRQQLQEEARELRSLYQEKVVPQESLVVKLNLSVKALESSAPDLQVDTANVLGNVTRLKGELPARTSHIMRNASECFLTREMGYFSQYVAWVREEVTQHIATCQPLSAALDNGHVILCDMMADPWNAFWFCLGWCTFFLIPSIIFAVKTSKYFRPIRKRLSSTSSEETQLFHIPRVTSLKL